DNA sequence from the Sphingomonas bisphenolicum genome:
TGGCCATCGGGAACAGCGTGTCGCCGTTCATCGCCTGCGTCTCGCCGGTCTGGAGATCGCGCACCGCGATCCCGACCGAACCATCCGACAGGGCCGCAAAGCGCGCAAATTCACCCAACAGTTTCGCTTCGGCGGTCTGCTGGACCAGCGGCTTGGGCGGCGGGCCGAAGGCGTCCGCGCTGGGCAGTGGGGCGAGAAACAGGCCGAAAGCGGCGAGCAAGCTGACGGGACGAGCGAACGACATGTTTTGCCTGTCGCGGATCAGCGCGCGGGAGGCAAGAGGCTTTGCCCCCGAAACAGGCAGGTTGACAGGACTTTGCGCCCCGCGCCATCAGACGGCATGAGCGACACCATCAAGCTGCACGAAAGCTGGCGCGCGCCGCTGGCCGACCAATTCGCCGCCCCGCACATGCAGGGACTGAAACATTTCCTGCAGGCGGAGAAAGCGGCGGGGAAGCGCATCTTCCCGAAAGGCAGCGAATATTTCCGCGCGCTGGACCTGACCCCGCTGGATCAGGTGAAAGCCGTGATATTGGGGCAAGACCCCTATCATGGCGAAGGGCAGGCCCATGGCCTGTGCTTTTCGGTACAGCCGGGCGTGCGCACGCCACCGTCGCTGGTCAATATCTACAAGGAGATGGAGGCGGATCTGGGCATCCCACGGGCCAGCCATGGCTTTCTGGAGCATTGGGCCAGACAGGGCGTGCTGCTGCTCAACAGCGTGCTGACGGTGGAGATGGGGCGGGCCGCGTCGCATCAGGGCAAGGGCTGGGAACTGTTCACCGACGCGGTGGTGCGGATCGTCGCACAGAAGGAAGAGCCGGTCGTCTTCCTGTTGTGGGGCGCCTATGCGCAGCGCAAGGCGGGCTTCGTCGATCAGAGCCGCCATCTGGTCATCAAGTCCGCGCACCCCTCCCCCCTTTCCGCGCACAACGGTTTTCTGGGATCGCGGCCCTTTTCCAGGGCCAACGCCTTTCTGGAAGCCAAGGGCCGCGGTGCGATCGACTGGGCGCTGCCGCCATTGGGCGGCGGGCAGCAGGCGCTGTCTCTTTAGATGTTCCAATGTCTTAGCTGAACCGCGCATAACAGGCCGGTTCAGGAACGAAACAAGTGCCTCATGCGATACCCCAATCACAGTCAGAGATTTCAGGGTTTGAGGAGAATATAGATGATCTTTCGTAAAGCCATTTTGGCCACCGCCCTTGCCGCCGCGTCGCTGAGCGCCGTGGTCCCCGCGACATCCTATGCGCGCGACCATGATCGTCGCGGCTATCATCGCGACTATCGCGGCGATCATCATCGTGGCGACCGCTATGCCGATCGGCGCGGCTATCGCGACGACAACCGCTACCGCTGCCGCAAGTCGGGCGGCACCACCGGTCTGCTGCTGGGCGGCGTAGCCGGCGCGCTGCTGGGCCGGGCCGTTGACACGCGCGGCGACCGTGCGCCAGGTACGATCATCGGCGCGGGCGCCGGCGCGCTGGCTGGCCGCGCGATCGACCGCAACGGCAGCTGCTAAAACAAAAAAGGCGCGTGGGACAATCCGTCCCCGCGCCTTTTTGCTGTCTCAAAAAGGTCGAGGCCCGGTCCCGCTTGCGCAGGCCGAGCCTCTTTCCCTCTCCAAACTCTTCCAGCGATCAGCCGTCGTAATCGCCGCCAATATTCTGGTTGCGCGGCGGCGCGGCGGCGGTCAGGCGCAGAGCCTCCGCCGACTGGGCGATCGAACCGATCTCGTCCGGCGTATCGTCATCGTCGATCTGCACCTTCTGCAGCGACGCGACGACCGAATCATGCAGATCGGCAGGCAAGACGGTTTCCTCGGCGATCTCGCGCAGGGCGACGACCGGATTCTTGTCCCGGTCGCGGTCGAGCGTCAGCTCGGCGCCGCCGGAAATCTCCCGCGCGCGCTGGGCGGCGAGCAGGACGAGGTCAAAACGGTTGGTAACCTTGTCGACGCAATCTTCGACGGTAACGCGGGCCAAACAGGGCCTCCTGCAAATAACGGAAGGAAAGTCGTGAACGGGCCGCCTAGCAGCCGTCCCTGCGAGAGTCAATGAAAAGGCCATAAAGCCATGGCGATACACGAGCGAAATGGGCATGAAGGGGATATGGCGACCGTCGAGCCCGCCCCAGCCTGCGCGCAAGCGGACGATATCCGCCTGGACCTGCACGGCAATCATCTGCGCCTGATCGCGGAAGGCCCGGCCCTGCGCGACACGCTGATCGCCCTGATCGACGGGGCGCAACACTGCCTGAAGCTCTATTATTATATCTTCGCGGCCGACGGCAGCGGAACGCTGGTCCGCGACGCGCTGATCGCGGCGCGACGACGCGGGGTAGCGGTGACACTCATGATCGACGGGTTCGGATCGTCCGCCACGCCCGACGCTTTTTTCGCGCCGCTGATCGAGGCGGGCGGGTCATTCGCGCGGTTCGGCACCAGCCGTTCCACCCGCTACCTGATCCGCAACCATCAGAAGATGGCGATTGCCGACGACAAAAGACTGATGATCGGCGGCTTCAATGTCGAGGACGGCTATTTCGGGATTCCCGCCGAGGATTGCTGGCGCGACATCGGCTTGCTGATCGTCGGCGACCAGGTCGAGGCGATGACCCTCTGGTATGGCCAGCTATGGCGTTGGGGATCGACGAAGAAACATCGCTTCCGCACTTTGCGGCGCATGGTCCGACAATGGCATCCGTCGCTCCATCACCACCCAGACGACCCGTTCCGCTGGCTGATCGGCGGACCGACCCGGCGCCTGAGCCCCTGGGCGCAAGTGGTGAAGCATGACCTGGAGCAGGCGGCGCGGGTCGATATGATCGCCGC
Encoded proteins:
- the ung gene encoding uracil-DNA glycosylase, with product MSDTIKLHESWRAPLADQFAAPHMQGLKHFLQAEKAAGKRIFPKGSEYFRALDLTPLDQVKAVILGQDPYHGEGQAHGLCFSVQPGVRTPPSLVNIYKEMEADLGIPRASHGFLEHWARQGVLLLNSVLTVEMGRAASHQGKGWELFTDAVVRIVAQKEEPVVFLLWGAYAQRKAGFVDQSRHLVIKSAHPSPLSAHNGFLGSRPFSRANAFLEAKGRGAIDWALPPLGGGQQALSL
- a CDS encoding phospholipase D-like domain-containing protein — translated: MATVEPAPACAQADDIRLDLHGNHLRLIAEGPALRDTLIALIDGAQHCLKLYYYIFAADGSGTLVRDALIAARRRGVAVTLMIDGFGSSATPDAFFAPLIEAGGSFARFGTSRSTRYLIRNHQKMAIADDKRLMIGGFNVEDGYFGIPAEDCWRDIGLLIVGDQVEAMTLWYGQLWRWGSTKKHRFRTLRRMVRQWHPSLHHHPDDPFRWLIGGPTRRLSPWAQVVKHDLEQAARVDMIAAYFSPGRGMLKRIARAAQRKGARIILPARSDNGATVAAARLLYGPLLRRGVNIYEYQPCKLHMKLIVIDDAVYVGSANFDMRSLFINLEVMLRVEDAGFAEEVRQFIGREAARSRAISLEAHRSGRSGLTLLKQWISYLLVGVLDYTVTRRLNFRDPDAD
- the rpoZ gene encoding DNA-directed RNA polymerase subunit omega; amino-acid sequence: MARVTVEDCVDKVTNRFDLVLLAAQRAREISGGAELTLDRDRDKNPVVALREIAEETVLPADLHDSVVASLQKVQIDDDDTPDEIGSIAQSAEALRLTAAAPPRNQNIGGDYDG
- a CDS encoding glycine zipper 2TM domain-containing protein — protein: MIFRKAILATALAAASLSAVVPATSYARDHDRRGYHRDYRGDHHRGDRYADRRGYRDDNRYRCRKSGGTTGLLLGGVAGALLGRAVDTRGDRAPGTIIGAGAGALAGRAIDRNGSC